From a region of the Phaseolus vulgaris cultivar G19833 chromosome 6, P. vulgaris v2.0, whole genome shotgun sequence genome:
- the LOC137830904 gene encoding ABC transporter F family member 3 produces MAEVARSVVHDVLGQRVVDVDQPIVDYIVNVLADDDFDFGLDGEGAFEALGELLVAAGCVDDFSECRSVCSTLCDKFGKHGLVKEKPAVRSLAAPFRMNEGLDDVEAPKKKPEPVDGPLLSERDRLKLERRKRKDERQREAQYQMHLVEMEAARAGMPVVCVRHESLGGPNVKDIHMENFNISVGGRDLIVDGCVTLSFGRHYGLVGRNGTGKTTFLRHMAMHAIDGVPRNCQILHVEQEVTGDDTTALQCVLNSDIERTQLIEEEAQLVAQQREFEDKIEKGDSNGLLGRDSISQRLEEIYKRLEHIDADSAEARAASILAGLSFSPEMQKKATKTFSGGWRMRIALARALFIEPDILLLDEPTNHLDLHAVLWLESYLVKWPKTFIVVSHAREFLNTVVTDIVHLQNQKLTTYKGNYDIFERTREEQVKNQQKALEANERARSHMQTFIDKFRYNAKRASLVQSRIKALDRMGHVDEIVNDPDYKFEFPTPDDRPGPPIISFSDASFGYAGGPLLFKNLNFGIDLDSRIAMVGPNGIGKSTILKLIAGELQPSSGTVFRSAKVRIAVFSQHHVDGLDLSSNPLLYMMRCYPGVPDQKLRAHLGSFGVTGNLALQPMYTLSGGQKSRVAFAKITFKKPHIILLDEPSNHLDLDAVEALIQGLVLFQGGILMVSHDEHLISGSVEELWVVSEGRVAPFHGTFHDYKKILQSA; encoded by the exons ATGGCGGAGGTGGCGAGATCAGTGGTGCACGATGTTTTGGGACAAAGAGTCGTCGACGTAGACCAGCCAATCGTCGATTACATCGTTAACGTCCTTGCTGACGATGACTTCGACTTCGGCCTCGACGGCGAAGGCGCCTTCGAAGCCCTCGGCGAGCTCCTCGTTGCTGCCGGCTGTGTCGACGATTTCTCCGAGTGCCGCTCC GTGTGCAGCACGTTGTGCGACAAGTTCGGGAAGCACGGTTTGGTGAAGGAGAAGCCCGCTGTGCGGAGCCTGGCGGCGCCGTTTCGAATGAACGAAGGCTTGGACGACGTCGAAGCTCCCAAGAAGAAGCCCGAGCCCGTCGACGGCCCTCTGCTATCGGAACGTGACCGTCTAAAGCTCGAGAGAAGGAAGCGCAAGGATGAACGCCAGCGAGAG GCACAATATCAAATGCACTTGGTGGAGATGGAGGCAGCGCGAGCAGGTATGCCTGTGGTTTGTGTAAGGCATGAGAGCCTTGGGGGACCTAACGTGAAGGACATTCACATGGAGAATTTCAATATCTCTGTTGGTGGGCGGGATCTAATTGTGGATGGTTGTGTCACACTTTCGTTTGGAAGGCATTATGGTTTGGTAGGAAGAAACGGGACGGGGAAAACCACTTTTCTTAGACACATGGCTATGCATGCCATTGATGGTGTTCCGAGGAATTGTCAAATATTGCATGTGGAACAAGAGGTGACAGGTGATGATACCACAGCCTTGCAGTGTGTCCTCAACTCTGACATTGAGAGGACTCAGCTTATTGAGGAAGAAGCTCAGTTAGTTGCTCAACAG AGGGAATTTGAGGACAAAATCGAAAAGGGTGACTCAAATGGATTGCTTGGCAGGGATAGCATTTCACAAAGGCTTGAGGAAATATATAAGAGGCTTGAACACATTGATGCTGATTCTGCAGAGGCACGAGCAGCATCTATATTGGCG GGTTTGAGTTTCTCTCCTGAGATGCAGAAGAAGGCAACAAAAACGTTTTCAGGAGGATGGCGGATGCGAATAGCTCTTGCCCGTGCACTGTTTATAGAGCCTGATATATTGCTTCTTGATGAGCCTACG AATCATCTTGATCTTCATGCTGTCTTATGGCTTGAGTCGTACTTAGTTAAATGGCCAAAAACATTTATTGTTGTTTCACATGCTAGAGAATTTTTAAACACG GTGGTTACTGATATAGTTCACTTGCAAAACCAAAAGTTGACTACTTACAAAGGgaattatgatatttttgaGAGGACTCGAGAAGAACAAGTTAAAAACCAGCAAAAAGCATTGGAGGCAAACGAGCGCGCAAGATCTCATATGCAG ACCTTTATTGACAAGTTCCGTTATAATGCAAAGAGGGCATCACTCGTTCAATCTAGAATCAAG GCTTTGGACCGAATGGGCCATGTGGATGAAATTGTTAATGATCCTGA CTACAAATTTGAGTTCCCCACTCCAGATGATAGACCTGGTCCACCCATAATAAGTTTCAG TGATGCATCATTTGGTTATGCTGGGGGCCCCCTTCTTTTTAAGAATTTGAACTTTGGGATTGATCTTGACAGCCGCATTGCAA TGGTTGGACCAAATGGTATTGGCAAATCAACTATACTTAAGTTAATTGCTGGGGAACTTCAGCCCAGTTCTGGGACTGTCTTCCGTTCTGCCAAG GTTCGTATAGCAGTGTTCAGTCAGCACCATGTTGATGGTCTGGACTTATCCTCAAATCCTCTACTGTATATGATGCGCTGCTATCCT GGAGTTCCAGATCAGAAGCTTCGAGCTCACTTAGGTTCTTTTGGTGTAACTGGAAATCTTGCACTGCAGCCAATGTATACTTTGTCAG GTGGTCAGAAAAGCAGGGTTGCCTTTGCAAAGATAACTTTTAAGAAGCCACACATAATATTGCTTGATGAGCCTTCCAATCATCTG GATTTGGATGCTGTTGAGGCCCTTATCCAAGGTCTTGTCCTGTTCCAAGGAGGCATTCTAATG GTGAGTCACGATGAACACCTTATCTCTGGAAGCGTGGAGGAACTATGGGTTGTATCCGAAGGAAGAGTGGCACCATTCCATGGCACCTTCC
- the LOC137833003 gene encoding bidirectional sugar transporter SWEET4-like, with product MVTADTIRTVVGIIGNIISGCLFLSPVPTFVEIWKKGSVEQYSAVPYMATLMNCMVWTLYGLPMVHPHSFLVVSINGGGCVIEMIYVTLFFLYSHRTRRLTLFLCLFSQLIFLTLLSILTFTSIHDVNKRSAVVGTICVIFNVAMYASPLSVMKLVMKTKSVEYMPFSLSLASFGNGVAWTTYSLIPFDPFMAIPNGIGTTFSVAQLILYATYYKSTKRQITARNAKGVGEVNLSEVVVGNNDQDPNNINKIGVVPHGL from the exons ATGGTTACTGCAGATACTATTCGAACAGTGGTTGGCATCATAG GAAACATAATTTCAGGCTGTCTTTTCTTGTCTCCAGT GCCAACATTTGTGGAAATATGGAAGAAGGGATCAGTGGAGCAGTACTCTGCAGTGCCCTACATGGCCACactgatgaattgcatggtttgGACTTTGTATGGCCTACCAATGGTGCACCCTCACAGCTTCTTAGTGGTGAGCATCAATGGTGGAGGATGTGTGATTGAGATGATCTATGTCaccctcttcttcctctactcTCATCGCACCAGGAGGCTCACCCTCTTCCTTTGCCTCTTCTCACAACTCATCTTCCTCACGCTTCTCTCCATTCTCACCTTCACTTCCATTCATGATGTCAACAAACGCTCAGCTGTTGTTGGAACCATCTGTGTCATCTTCAACGTTGCCATGTACGCTTCGCCCTTGTCTGTCATG AAACTGGTGATGAAGACCAAAAGCGTTGAGTACATGCCATTTTCCCTCTCTCTAGCGTCCTTTGGCAATGGTGTGGCTTGGACTACATATTCTCTCATCCCTTTTGATCCCTTCATGGCT ataccaaatgGGATTGGGACAACATTTTCTGTGGCACAACTAATTCTGTATGCAACCTATTACAAGTCCACAAAGAGGCAGATAACAGCAAGGAATGCAAAAGGGGTAGGGGAAGTGAATCTCTCAGAGGTTGTGGTTGGTAACAATGACCAAGATCCTAACAATATCAACAAGATTGGTGTTGTTCCCCATGGTCTTTAA